A stretch of Equus przewalskii isolate Varuska chromosome 11, EquPr2, whole genome shotgun sequence DNA encodes these proteins:
- the LOC103553465 gene encoding membrane-spanning 4-domains subfamily A member 8-like isoform X2 — MNSMTSAGPTANSVFVVTPQNGYPVIPGGMPQVSLYPSNQPQVHVISRSPPGLEPSVTVQPAQRALKEGKALGTVQILIGLIHIGLGFIMLTVLYGYYVAISFYGGFPFWGGVLLNGSLGLNIVSAICSVIGIILFITDLSLIHTYAYPDHFPYPDTWGVTPGSAVSAVLLIFCILEFCVASTSSHFGCQLVCCQHNNVGVVYPTVCVSNPVVIPEPANPPSTYSNLVQVSK; from the exons ATGAATTCGATGACTTCAGCAGGCCCCACGGCCAATTCTGTGTTTGTGGTAACACCCCAAAACGGGTATCCTGTGATCCCAGGGGGCATGCCTCAGGTGTCCCTTTATCCAAGCAACCAGCCCCAAGTCCACGTAATTTCCAGGAGCCCACCTGGTTTGGAGCCATCTGTGACTGTGCAACCTGCCCAGAGAGCCTTGAAAGAAGGCAAAGCCTTAGGG ACCGTCCAGATCCTGATCGGCCTGATACACATCGGCCTCGGCTTCATCATGCTGACTGTCCTTTATGGGTACTATGTAGCTATCTCATTCTACGGAGGCTTTCCCTTCTGGGGAGGCGTCTTG CTGAATGGCAGCTTGGGCCTGAACATCGTCAGTGCAATCTGTTCTGTGATTGGAATCATACTCTTCATCACAGATTTGAGTCTCATCCACACCTATGCCTACCCTGACCATTTTCCTTACCCAGACACCTGGGGTGTG ACCCCTGGATCAGCTGTTTCTGCTGTGCTGCTCATCTTCTGCATTCTGGAATTCTGCGTTGCAAGCACCTCTTCCCACTTTGGCTGCCAACTGGTCTGCTGTCAACACAACAAC GTGGGCGTCGTCTACCCAACTGTTTGTGTGTCAAACCCAGTGGTCATcccagaaccagcgaaccccccgTCAACTTATTCCAACCTGGTCCAGGTCTCCAAATAA
- the LOC103553465 gene encoding membrane-spanning 4-domains subfamily A member 8-like isoform X1, whose translation MNSMTSAGPTANSVFVVTPQNGYPVIPGGMPQVSLYPSNQPQVHVISRSPPGLEPSVTVQPAQRALKEGKALGTVQILIGLIHIGLGFIMLTVLYGYYVAISFYGGFPFWGGVLFIISGSLSVSAENYPKSSCLLNGSLGLNIVSAICSVIGIILFITDLSLIHTYAYPDHFPYPDTWGVTPGSAVSAVLLIFCILEFCVASTSSHFGCQLVCCQHNNVGVVYPTVCVSNPVVIPEPANPPSTYSNLVQVSK comes from the exons ATGAATTCGATGACTTCAGCAGGCCCCACGGCCAATTCTGTGTTTGTGGTAACACCCCAAAACGGGTATCCTGTGATCCCAGGGGGCATGCCTCAGGTGTCCCTTTATCCAAGCAACCAGCCCCAAGTCCACGTAATTTCCAGGAGCCCACCTGGTTTGGAGCCATCTGTGACTGTGCAACCTGCCCAGAGAGCCTTGAAAGAAGGCAAAGCCTTAGGG ACCGTCCAGATCCTGATCGGCCTGATACACATCGGCCTCGGCTTCATCATGCTGACTGTCCTTTATGGGTACTATGTAGCTATCTCATTCTACGGAGGCTTTCCCTTCTGGGGAGGCGTCTTG TTCATCATTTCAGGATCCCTCTCAGTGTCAgcagaaaattatccaaaatctTCCTGCCTG CTGAATGGCAGCTTGGGCCTGAACATCGTCAGTGCAATCTGTTCTGTGATTGGAATCATACTCTTCATCACAGATTTGAGTCTCATCCACACCTATGCCTACCCTGACCATTTTCCTTACCCAGACACCTGGGGTGTG ACCCCTGGATCAGCTGTTTCTGCTGTGCTGCTCATCTTCTGCATTCTGGAATTCTGCGTTGCAAGCACCTCTTCCCACTTTGGCTGCCAACTGGTCTGCTGTCAACACAACAAC GTGGGCGTCGTCTACCCAACTGTTTGTGTGTCAAACCCAGTGGTCATcccagaaccagcgaaccccccgTCAACTTATTCCAACCTGGTCCAGGTCTCCAAATAA